In the Aristaeella hokkaidonensis genome, GAGCATGAACGGGATTGAGAGAATTCGAAAATACCAGCAGAGCCATGGTACCGTTTATACACTGAAACGCCTGGGTCAGAAAGCAGCACAGCAGCTGCTGGGCAGTTATGACCGACGGTGGATGCGGGAACGCGTATCGGCAGAAGAACTGAAGAAGCAGCGGGACAATCAGCCTTCTGCAGGGCTGATCAGCGTGGTGATTCCGGTTTACAATACAGATCCGGAAATGCTCAGTGATTTGCTTGAAAGCCTGGAAAGCCAGAGCTACCTGAACTTTGAGGTTGTGCTTTATAACGGGGCGAGTACAAGGGAGGAAACGCTGGCTGTACTGAAGGAAAAAAGTGAAAATGAACCCCGTTTCCGGGTAATTCATGGGAAAACTAATCGGGGAATCAGCGGAAACACGAATGAGGCTGTGACATATGCGCGTGGAGAATATATTGCCCTGTGTGACCATGATGATCTGCTGACTCCGGACGCCCTGTGGAGGATGGCAGAATGCATTGTGGAGAAGTATCCGGATGTGATCTATTCCGATGAGAACCGGATTACCCAAAATGGCAGAAGGCATATGGATCCACATTATAAACCGGACTATTGTCCGGATACCCTGATCAGCGACAATTATATGTGTCACCTGACTGTAATCCGCAAATTACTTCTGGAGGCAGTTGGTGGAATGCGGGCAGGTTTTGACGGGAGCCAGGATCATGATCTTTTCCTACGGCTGACGGAAAAAACGGATAAAATCGAGCACCTTCCCTATATCCTGTACAGCTGGCGGGAAGTATTCAGCAGCAAGAGCCATACGGATCTGTATACCTGCCTTGAAAACGGATGCAGGGCAGCTGTGGAACATGAGGCAGTCCTTGGCCGGAAAGCAGACGCTATACCGGTAAACAAGGAAATCCGCCTGTGGTATGAGATTCCGGAAGATGTTTCTGTTGAAGCGATCGTGCACGGGGACAGCGAAGAAGAATGCCAGGAATGCCTCGGGGAGCTGCAGTTCCGGACTGACTGGCCGAATCTGACCGGCAGCATTGTTGTTGCAGGAGAAACGGAACGGATTGCGCTCATCAACGAGGCAGCGCGGACCAGCAGTGCGGATTACCTGCTGATCCTGGATGCGGGCGTTACAGAAATGAATCGATACTTCATCCGGGAGATGCTGATGTATGCCCAGCGGGATGATGTAGCCGGTGTGACAGGGGTACTGACGGACCGGAAAAAGCACATTACCCACGGCGGGTTTGCCCTGGGCATGGAGCATACGGTGCAGTGCATTAACGAAGGTATGTTTGTGACAGCCGGCGGCTGGCATGACATGATGAACAAGGTGCATAACGTCAGCGCAGTGAGCCTCTGCTGCCTGATGGTGAAGCGGGAAAACTGGCTGGACCTGGATGAGGGATACCGGGGCGGTCTGGCGGCGGCGGATCTGGGACTGCGGCAGAAACAAGGCGGGAAATGGTTTGTCTTTACGCCCCACGCGCAGGCGGTGAAGGAACCCTGTTCATTGCTTTTGTCCGGTGATGAACGTGATCCGGAAGACATTGCCCGGTATGAGGAACGGTGGGGTAAAGACGTGTATGATCCCTGTTACAGCCGGCGGTTCGGCAGGAAAAAAGCAAACTATCAATTCTAATTCAGAATTATGAATTCAGAATTCAGAATTATTACTTAACGGAGTGTGCGATCACCACACACTCCGTTTTCTATTAAATAAAAAAGCGTTATCATCTTTACGCTGGAATTTCTCCACTCCCTTCGGTCGGTCGAAATGACATAACAGGCAATCGGGTTTACTCAATACGCCTGGGATAGGTGAGGAGTATAATCATTATGAATTATGAATTGTGAATTATGAATTCAAAAAACCCCGTAAGAGCGAGGCTCTTACGGGGTTTTTTGTTTGTAATCTTACTTCGCGAATTCGGTGCTTCTGGTTTCGCGGATGACATTGACCCGGATCTGTCCCGGATATTCCATCTGTTCTTCAATGCGCTTGGCGATTTCCTTGGCCAGCACCTTGATGCCGTCGTCATTCACGTCTTCCGGCTTCACCATGATACGGACTTCACGGCCGCTCTGGATGGCGTAGCATTTATCCACACCGCTGAAGCTGTTGGCGATCTCCTCCAGCTTCTCCAGACGCTTGATATAGTTCTCCAGACTCTCGCGGCGGGCACCGGGACGGGCAGCGGAAATAGCGTCCGCAGCCTGCACCAGTACGGCTTCCACGGTCTGAGGTTCCACATCGTTGTGGTGGGCCATGATGCAGTGCACCACGTCCGCGTTCTCGTGATACTTCCGGGCGAGTTCGGCGCCCAGGGTGACGTGGGTACCTTCGCTCTCATGGTCGACAGCCTTACCGATGTCATGCAGCAGACCTGCACGCTTGGCAAGCTGGACGTCCGCGCCGAGTTCGGCGGCCATCAGGCCGGCCAGATGGCTGACCTCGATGGAGTGCTTCAGGACGTTCTGGCCATAACTGGTGCGGTACCGCAAACGGCCCAGCAGCTTGACCAGTTCATGATGGATACCATGCTGGTTGGTCTCGAATACGGCGTTTTCGCCGGCTTCCCGGATCTGGTTGTCCACTTCCTTCCGGGCTTTCTCGACCATTTCCTCGATACGCGCCGGATGGATCCGGCCGTCCATGATCAGCTTTTCCACCGCGATACGTGCCACTTCCCGGCGTACCGGGTCGAAAGCGGAAACAATCACGGCTTCGGGAGTATCGTCAATGATCAGATCCACACCCGTCGCGGTTTCCAGCGCGCGGATGTTGCGGCCTTCGCGGCCGATGATCCGGCCCTTCATATCATCATTGGGCAGGTTGATGACGCTGACAGTGGTTTCAGCCACGTGATCGGCGGCACACTTCTGGATGGCCATGGCGATGATGTTGCGGGCTTTCTTTTCGCCCTCTTCCTTCGCCTGGGTTTCAATTTCACGTACCTGGGCGGCGGCGTCATGGAAGGCTTCCTTCTGGACCCGGTCGATCACCAGCTGTTTGGCCGCTTCACGGTCCAGGCCGGCAATACGTTCCAGCTCGGTCAGCTGCTTGGCTTTCAGCTCTTCCAGTTCGGTTTCTTTCTTTGTCAGGTCAGCCAGTTTGTTGTTCAGGGTTTCTTCACGGGTTTCCAGGTTGCTGGCCTTCTTGTCCAGGGTTTCCTCACGCTGGATCAGGCGGCGTTCATTCTTCTGGATTTCGTTGCGGCGTTCCCGGATTTCCCGTTCATTTTCCGCACGTTCCCGGTCATTTTCTGCCTTTGCCTTCAGGATTTCTTCCTTGGCTTCCAGCACTTTTTCCTTCTTGTAGTCTTCTGCCTTGCGGACGGCGTCATCATACAGACGCTTCGCGTAGTCTTCCGTCCGTTCAATTTTCTTTTCGGTGAAGTTCTTCCGGTAGGTATATCCGAGCAGACCGCAGATCACGCCCACAACCACGGCGATGACCGCGGCAATTACAGGACTCATAAATTCCCTCCCCTTCTTTCAGAATCTTATTATCATATTCAGATGCGCCGGAAAGCCCTTTCCATGCGCGTTTCGGCAAACAAAAAACCGTACGAAAACAAACGCTTCGCACGGCTGTATACTGCCTCGACCGAGGGATTTCCCGGTTCGTAACATATCTGTTCCGTAAATAGCGGCACAGGCTATAAAGCCTGCCGCGGTACGGAAGACTATGGGCGGATGCAACCGTAAAGGTCATGGCAATCCAGGGGAAGGCCCAAACCTTTCCGATTGGCATGGCCTCTGACAGACACCGTCACTGACGGAATGAAGGCCCGCCCGAAAGAAAACAGATCGTGAGGACTACTCACGGTGATACATTTGGGGGATGCTCTATCGATAACAGCAGCGGATCAAAAATCCGCACAGCCGAACATAATAATATTACAGGCTGTTCTGACAATTGTCAAGATTTTGAAAAATATGTGAAGGATCAGTGAAGCACTGCGGTTTCAACTTATAGAAAACGGAGTGTGCTGTGACCGCACACTCCGTCAGGTTTTCATAGATTTCTAAAATCAGAAATCACAGTTCATGGGTGTTCTGAAGTAGGGAATTACGTCGCGGATGTTGTCCACGCCGGTGAGGTAGATCAGCAGGCGCTCGAAGCCCATGCCGAAACCGGAATGGGTGCAGCCGCCGTACCGGCGGAGGTTGACGTACCAGTACATTTCTTCCTTGTTGATACCCAGCTCATCCATGCGCCTGGTAAGCAGGTCGTACCGGGTTTCTCTCTGGCTGCCGCCCATGAGCTCGCCGGCGCCGGGAACCAACAGGTCCACGGCCGCGACGGTCTTCTGGTCGTCATTCTGATACATATAAAAGGCTTTGATGTCCTTCGGCCAGTCATAGACGAAGACCGGGCTGTGGAAATACTCTTCGGTCAGGTACTTCTCGTGCTCCTTGGCGGTATCTTCGCCGTACTTCGGCTCAAACTTGAACTCGGTGCCGTTCTCCATGGCCTTGCGCAGGATGGTGATGGCCTCCTCGTGGGTAACCCGGGCACAGGTGCTTGTCAGCAGGGCGTTCAGCTTATCAAGCAGTCCGCCGCCGGTGAACTGATCCAGGAACTTCAGCTCATCCGGGCACTTCTCCAGTACGGTCTTTACGATGGCCTTCAGGAAGTCTTCTTCCAGATCCATCAGCTGGCCGAGATCGCAGAAGGCAATTTCCGGCTCGATCATCCAGAATTCCGCGGCATGGGTCTTGGTGTTGCTGTTCTCGGCGCGGAAGGTGGGTCCGAAGGTATAGATCTTGGAGAATGCCATGGCGAAGGTTTCGCCTTCCAGCTGGCCGGTAACGGCCAGGCTGGTGGGCTTGCCGAAGAAGTCTTCGGAAGCATCCGCCGTGGAACCCTTGGGCAGGGTGGTAACGGTGAAGGTGTTGCCGGCGCCTTCGGCGTCATTGCCGGTGATCAGGGGTGTATGGACGTAAACGTAGCCCCTGTCCTGGAAGTAGCTGTGGATGGCCATGGAGGCAACGCTCCGCACACGGAACACGGCCTGGAACAGGCGTGTCCGCGGACGCAGGTATGCAATCTCCCGCAGGTATTCCACGGTGTGACGCTTGGGCTGCAGCGGATAGTCCTCCGGGCAGTCGCCTTCAAGCGTGATGGCGCTGGCCTGGATTTCCGGGGTTTCCGGATCCTTGTAGCTGGGGACGACTTTGCCGGTCACCTTCACAGCGCTGCCGACCCGCAGGGCCTGCACCGCTTCGAAGTCCGGCAGGGTATTATCGTACACCACCTGAGGATTCTTAAAGCAGGTTCCGTCAAAGAAGTCCACGAAGCCCATGTTCTTCTGCTTGCGATGGTTGCGGATCCAGCCCAGCAGGGTCACTTCCTGACCCTGTAGCTCCTGAAGGCGTTCCTTCAGTTCCCGGGTGGTGATGGTAGTCATGTGTGAGTCCCTCCATTTTAGTTTATTATTCCGGGTGTTCAGAACGTCCGGAATAATGCCGCAATTCTATCACAAAACCCGTTGAAATACAACAATACTTGACTATAAGATATCAGTAGAAGTAAAATGTACAGACCATGGAGGTTTATACCCTTCATGAGAAAAAGGAGGTTTCCGGTATCAGAAGCATGAAGAAATTACTCGCATTTGCGTTACTTATGCTGATGTTTTCTGCACTGTACTGCGTTGCGGAAGCAGAAGAGATGAACGTGGCGACACAGACAGATCTGTCATGCCTGCACGTGAATACAAAGGAAATCATTTTTTTCTTTGACAGCCCTGCTTACACTTCTGTCAGTGCTACTTCTCACAAGGTTTACGGACCGGCTACTGTGCAGGTGGTTTGCCTGGATTGTGGGGAGATTCTTTCCGAGGAAACGGTGGATTATGCGGAGGAATTCCGTCCTCACAGCATGAAAAAGGGGCAGTGTGCCCTTTGCGGATATCGTGAAAAGAATCAGATGAGCCAGGAACAGCGGAAAGATGATCCCGGAGAACGGACTCTTTTTGCTCAGGAAGACACTGAAATTGACGGCCTGCTGTTCCTGACCCTGTCCAGAGAGGATCTTGCGGCACTGAACAATTCCAATGTTACTACAGCCCTGATCCGGGGAAACAGCGGGAATGTTGCCATAGCTCTTGAAGTGAAAAAGGTGTTGACCCAGACATGGGAAGCTGAAGCAGATATATATCTGGAACTCGCGGAGCGGGAGGACGGCAGCTTTTTCGCAGCGGTCAACCTGGTTTCCAGATCCGGGGAGGAAATAGATCCTGACAGAGAAGGTATCAATCTGCGGTTCTACCGGGAGGCTTATGCAGATGTCAGGGTCTCCCTGGCGCCGGTGTCGAACGGAACGATCGTGGAAACAAAGGGCGTCTGGGATGAGCACGGATACTGGTCTGTCCAATACCAGGAAGAGGGAACATATTTCATTCTACAGTAATGCGGAATGAAATCAATGCATAATGCATGATGCATAATGCACAATGAAAATATGGCCGACTGCCAATGGATTACCTGCTTCGGGAAAGTCCAGGGCAGGGAAAGGTTGAGGCATGAAAGCGTTAATCCTGAATTCCGGGCTCGGAAGTCGTATGGGTGCCCTGACCTCCGAGCATCCGAAATGTATGACGGAGATTTCCTCCCGGCAAACGATTCTTTCCCGCCAACTGACGCAGATTGCAGATGCTGGAATTACAGAGGTTGTCATTACCACCGGGTATTATGACGAGGTACTGGTGGATTACTGTAAATCACTGGATCTCCCCTTGAATTTTACGTATGTAAAGAACCTGATTTACGATAAAACAAATTATATTTATTCGATTTACTGTGCAAGAGAGTATCTGCAAGATGACATTATTCTCATGCACGGTGATCTTGTTTTTGAGAACGAAGTCTTTGACAAAGTGTTGGCTTCCGAATCATCCTGCATGACGGTTTCTTCCACCCTGCCCTTACCGGAAAAGGACTTCAAGGCCCAGATCCGGGACGGCATGGTGATGAAGGTGGGGGTAGATATCTTTGAGGATGCCTTGGAGGCGCAGGCCCTGTATAAACTGAATCGGGAAGATTGGAAGGTCTGGCTGGATGAGATTTCTGCGTTCTGTGAGGCGGGCAATACCAAAGTCTATGCTGAAAATGCCCTGAATGAGCTAAACGGTGCAGCAAACATTGCTGCGCTGGATGTAGGAGATCTGCTGTGTGCCGAAATTGACACTCCGGAAGACCTGGCAGTGGTTTCTGCCAGGCTGAAGAAAATTGAAAACCGCACGGTTTATATGTGTTTTGCCACGGACATTATTCACGGTGGACATATCGCGATTATCCGGAAGGCTCGCAGACTGGGCAAGCTCATCATCGGCGTATTGTCTGATGAAGCGGTGGCTTCCTATAAACGGTTTCCGTTGCTGCCTGCAGTGGAACGGATGCGCCTGTTTGAGAACATCGCTGGGGTATCCCGGGTGGTGGAGCAGCGGACGCTCAGCTACCGGGAGAATCTGGAAAAGTATTATCCGGACATTGTAGTTCACGGTGACGACTGGTGTACAGGTTTCCAGAAACCAATCCGGGACGAAGTGGTATCTATCCTGGAATCCTACGGAGGAAAATTGGTAGAGTTCCCTTACAGCCGGGATGAGAAGTATAAAGAGCTTCAACGCCGGGAACGGGCAGAACTGGCTATGCCGGATATCCGGAGGGGCAGGCTGAAGAGAGTCCTGGATACCAAAGGACTGGTAACGGTCATGGAGGCCCATGACGGCCTGACTGGTCTGATCGTGGAAAACACTGTTGTACACGAAAACGGCGGAGCACATCAGTTCGACGCCATGTGGGTTTCCTCCCTGTGTGATTCCACGGCCAAGGGCAAGCCGGATATCGAGCTGGTGGACATGACTTCCCGGTTCCGGACCATTGACGATATTATGGAAGTGACCACGAAACCCATTATCTTTGACGGCGATACCGGCGGACTGACGGAGCATTTTGTGTATACCGTACGTACACTGGAACGTATGGGCGTGTCTATGATTATCATTGAGGACAAGACCGGACTGAAGAAGAATTCCCTTTTCGGAACGGAAGTTGTCCAGATGCAGGACAGTATCGAGAATTTCTCCGCAAAAATCCGTGCTGGCAAGAAAGCCCAGCGGACGAAGGAGTTCATGATCTGCGCCCGGATCGAGAGCCTGATTCTGGAACGGGGCATGGAGGATGCGCTGACCCGCGCTTTTGCCTTTGCGGAAGCGGGTGCGGATGCCATCATGATCCACAGCCGGAAGAAGGATCCTTCCGAGATCCAGGAATTCATTGAAAAGTTCCGGGCCAAGGACAGTACGACGCCCATCGTGCTGGTTCCCACTTCTTTCAACTCTGTGACGGAGGAAGAATGGAAAGCGCGTGGTGCGAACATCATTATCTATGCCAATCAGCTGATGCGGGCGGAGGTTCCCGCCATGCAGAAAGCCGCGGAAACAATTCTGAAGAATCATCGTGCGGAAGAGTGCGACGCCATGCTGATGCCCTTCAAGGAGATCATCCGGCTGATTCCCGAAGAATAATCAAAGGTTATATGACAAAAAGAAAAACGCAGGGGAAAGAATCCAATCGGATACTTTTCCCTACGTTTTTTGGACCCTTTTCGTGATGAATCCCAAACGTGGAAGAATGGCAGATAAACATCCTGAAAACATTGATTTACATAGCGTTTGACGGAACAACCTATTACCTTCTTTATGTTGACACAAAATAGATGCAAAGGTATAATTTACCATGTATAACTATGTTGATTCTTCTTGCTTCATGGTTTTTTTTCTGAAAGGGAAAAGGGTGTATCACAGGCAGACGCGGAAATGCTCACAGTGGCTTGCTGGAGTATGAAAACGTCGAACAGATAGATGTCTTCAGCGACGCGCTTATGCGAGCCGCACGGCGGAGCAGTCTGTTTTTTCCTTCAGATATAGAACCTGAAAAGGATGATGTATTTTTATTCGTAGTGCAGTGAAACAATCATTAAAGAGGTGACAGTTTATCAGGCGTCTGAAGAAAACCATCTGGCCGATGATCGACGTGCTGTTTGTGTTCATCGGATTATTTATATCAGTTGAGTTCTATTTTTCTCTTCGAGTACCGGACAATCATGTGATCCATTTCTGGAGGAGCCTTCCGATTTTGCTAGTTATAACGCTGCTGGCTTTATGGATCAGCGGGATTTACCGGCAGATATTGGCATATGCAGGACAGGATGTACTCCTTCAGAGTGGTATTAGCACACTTGCTGGAACCGGCATTACCTATCTTGTTTCTCTGGTTTTCTATCTGTTCCGGGATCAGATCGGATCAAATATTTTCCTGATGCCCCGGCCGATCTATTTTATTCAGTGGGTAATCACCTTTTTTCTGGTGGCGGCTTCCCGATATCTGATCCGTTACCGGACTGCGGGCAGTCGCCGGAAAGGCGATAAGGAAACCAAACGGATTCTGGTCATCGGTGCCGGCTATGCCGGGGCAACGGTGATCCGGGATATCCAGAACGGCCGCTATGGAAATGCGACAGCTGTGGCGATCCTGGACGATGATCCGGCCAGGCAGCATTCCTCCCTGTCAAGGGTTCCGGTTGTCGGCGGTACAGATGCTGTTGCGGAGACAGCCGATCAATACAATATCAACGAGATTATTATTGCAATTGCCACTCCTAAAGGAGAGATTACCGCTCTCCTGAATGACTGCATTGAAACCGGCGCACATGTCATGATTTATTCCGGCGTGCGGGAAGGAGCGGAAGCCCGGGAGGTCAACATTGCGGATCTGCTGGGCCGCGCAGAGCAGCACCTGGACATGACGGAAGTACATGCCTTCCTGACAGGCAAGACTGTAATGATCACGGGCGGAGGCGGAAGTATCGGGTCGGAGCTATGCCGCCAGATCATGGGCTTTACCCCGAAAAAGCTGGTTCTTTATGATATTTCCGAAAACTATATGTATGATCTCTTCTTCGAACTGAAGGAGAAATATGGAGAATTGGTGGCCAACACCCTTGTACTGGAGGTCGGCAGCGTCCGGGATGAAGAATCCCTCTGGAGGGTGATGGGAAAATACAAGCCGGACATTGTGATCCACGCTGCTGCCCACAAGCATGTTCCCCTGATGGAAACCAGCAGCGAGCAGGCGATCCTGAACAATGTCTTCGGAACATATAAGACAGCGAAGGTTGCCGTGGAATGCAATGTCAGACGCTTTGTCCTGATTTCCACGGACAAAGCGGTGAATCCCACCAATGTTATGGGAGCATCCAAGCGCCTGGCGGAAATCATTATTTCATCTATTCCCAATCGGAACACCGAGTTTATGGCGGTTCGCTTCGGCAATGTTCTGGGGTCCCACGGTTCGGTTGTTCCGATTTTTGAGCGCCAGATCCGGGCGGGCGGTCCGGTAACCCTCACGGATCCGAATATCATCCGCTATTTCATGACGATTCCCGAGGCGGCTTCCCTGGTGCTTCAGGCGGTCGGCATGGCCAAGGGCGGAGAGCTCTTCATCCTCGATATGGGTGAACCGGTAAAAATCAAGGATCTGGCTGAAAAGATGATCCGCCTGTATGGAACCGGAAAGGAACAGATTGTCTGCACCGGTCTGCGTCCCGGCGAGAAGCTTTATGAAGAGCTCCTATTGGACAAGGAAAACGATCAGGCAACTGAACGCGACCGGATCTATGTGGCAAAACAGGATCACTTCGACTGGCAGACCGTTCAAGGCTACCTGAACAAACTTGAAGAAGCTATCGAAAAGCATCAGGATATCAAAAAAGTGCTCCAGGAGATTCTTCCTGCCTATCATGAAACGTGATAAACGAATCTGCAAACGCTACTCAAATTACTGCTGCCAAGAGCCATGAGGTACATGCAGTGCAACGAAGGTATAAAAAAAGAACGGAGGTGACTGGCAATTGATCCGGAAGAATCAGGAATTCCTGAACAGGGTAAATATCCTTCTGGATATGATGCTGGTTATTCTCTCCTACATGCTGGCTTCATGGATCCGGCTGGATTTTTTTGAAGGTGACAGCAAAAACATGGCCGGTATCAGCACGAAAACAATTTTACTGGCCATAGCTTATTCTCTGGTTCTTTTCCTTCTGCTTTCCATATTCGGCTTTTATAATACGACCCGAACCCGAAAGCTTACCTGGAAAGCCAGGACAATCTTTTTATGCGTGACCATTTCCACGCTGATTGCGACGACTGTATTTTTTGTTTTTCGCCTGATTGATTTTTCCCGCGGCGTCATTTTGGTGTTCTATCTTGTAACCATTATTTTACTGACAGGCAAGTACGCTTTTATGCGCCTGGTTCTCAGGCGTTTTCGCGGAAACGGTTACAATCTGAAACATGTGGTTGTTATCGGTACCGGTAAGCTGGCGAAGCAATACAGGGACGATATTGCGAAGGAATCTGAACTTGGTTTTCATTTGATTGGATTTGTCGGGAACCAGAATCTCCTGGGTGAGGAAGACAAGTGGCTCGGATCATTCAAGGAACTGGACAGTATTCTGTCGTCACCGGATATCAGCGAAGTCATTATTGCTCTTGAACCGGAAGAGTATTCAGGAGTCTGGCAGATTATTCCAGCATGTGAGAAAAACGGCGTCAAGTATTCTGTTATTCCTTTCTATAATGATATTATTCCTGCTAATCCGGTAATTGAAACAATCGGTCACAGTAAGCTGATCAATATGCGTACGAATCGTCTGGAAAATATGGGGTGGGCGATTCTGAAAAGAGGATTTGATTTTGTAAGCAGTTTTATAGGTATTATCCTGCTTAGCCCATTACTGATAATCATTGCCATAGGAGTAAAACTTTCAAGTCCGGGGCCGATCCTGTTCAGACAGAAGAGAGTCGGTTATATGCGCAAGGATTTTCAAATGCTGAAATTCCGCAGCATGAAGCAGAACGATGAGGCAAACATATCCTGGACTACGGATGATGATCCGAGAAGAACCAGAATCGGTTCATTTCTCCGAAAAACCAGTCTGGATGAACTCCCTCAGTTGATTAACGTGCTGAAAGGTGATATGAGTCTGGTCGGCCCCAGACCGGAACTTCCCCATTTTGTGGAGCAGTTCAAGGAGACTATTCCATATTATATGGTTAAACATCAGGTTAAACCCGGTATGACCGGTTGGGCCCAGGTCAACGGGTATCGCGGTGATACCAGCATTGAAAAAAGAATTGAGCTGGATCTTTGGTATATTGACAACTGGAGTCCGTTACTGGATATACGAATTCTTGCAAAGACAGTTTTTGGCGGCATGCTGAATCATGAAAAAATGAAAACGTAAAAGAAATGCTTTGACAGG is a window encoding:
- a CDS encoding glycosyltransferase family 2 protein, with the protein product MSMNGIERIRKYQQSHGTVYTLKRLGQKAAQQLLGSYDRRWMRERVSAEELKKQRDNQPSAGLISVVIPVYNTDPEMLSDLLESLESQSYLNFEVVLYNGASTREETLAVLKEKSENEPRFRVIHGKTNRGISGNTNEAVTYARGEYIALCDHDDLLTPDALWRMAECIVEKYPDVIYSDENRITQNGRRHMDPHYKPDYCPDTLISDNYMCHLTVIRKLLLEAVGGMRAGFDGSQDHDLFLRLTEKTDKIEHLPYILYSWREVFSSKSHTDLYTCLENGCRAAVEHEAVLGRKADAIPVNKEIRLWYEIPEDVSVEAIVHGDSEEECQECLGELQFRTDWPNLTGSIVVAGETERIALINEAARTSSADYLLILDAGVTEMNRYFIREMLMYAQRDDVAGVTGVLTDRKKHITHGGFALGMEHTVQCINEGMFVTAGGWHDMMNKVHNVSAVSLCCLMVKRENWLDLDEGYRGGLAAADLGLRQKQGGKWFVFTPHAQAVKEPCSLLLSGDERDPEDIARYEERWGKDVYDPCYSRRFGRKKANYQF
- the rny gene encoding ribonuclease Y, whose product is MSPVIAAVIAVVVGVICGLLGYTYRKNFTEKKIERTEDYAKRLYDDAVRKAEDYKKEKVLEAKEEILKAKAENDRERAENEREIRERRNEIQKNERRLIQREETLDKKASNLETREETLNNKLADLTKKETELEELKAKQLTELERIAGLDREAAKQLVIDRVQKEAFHDAAAQVREIETQAKEEGEKKARNIIAMAIQKCAADHVAETTVSVINLPNDDMKGRIIGREGRNIRALETATGVDLIIDDTPEAVIVSAFDPVRREVARIAVEKLIMDGRIHPARIEEMVEKARKEVDNQIREAGENAVFETNQHGIHHELVKLLGRLRYRTSYGQNVLKHSIEVSHLAGLMAAELGADVQLAKRAGLLHDIGKAVDHESEGTHVTLGAELARKYHENADVVHCIMAHHNDVEPQTVEAVLVQAADAISAARPGARRESLENYIKRLEKLEEIANSFSGVDKCYAIQSGREVRIMVKPEDVNDDGIKVLAKEIAKRIEEQMEYPGQIRVNVIRETRSTEFAK
- the asnS gene encoding asparagine--tRNA ligase, producing MTTITTRELKERLQELQGQEVTLLGWIRNHRKQKNMGFVDFFDGTCFKNPQVVYDNTLPDFEAVQALRVGSAVKVTGKVVPSYKDPETPEIQASAITLEGDCPEDYPLQPKRHTVEYLREIAYLRPRTRLFQAVFRVRSVASMAIHSYFQDRGYVYVHTPLITGNDAEGAGNTFTVTTLPKGSTADASEDFFGKPTSLAVTGQLEGETFAMAFSKIYTFGPTFRAENSNTKTHAAEFWMIEPEIAFCDLGQLMDLEEDFLKAIVKTVLEKCPDELKFLDQFTGGGLLDKLNALLTSTCARVTHEEAITILRKAMENGTEFKFEPKYGEDTAKEHEKYLTEEYFHSPVFVYDWPKDIKAFYMYQNDDQKTVAAVDLLVPGAGELMGGSQRETRYDLLTRRMDELGINKEEMYWYVNLRRYGGCTHSGFGMGFERLLIYLTGVDNIRDVIPYFRTPMNCDF
- the aepX gene encoding phosphoenolpyruvate mutase, which gives rise to MCFATDIIHGGHIAIIRKARRLGKLIIGVLSDEAVASYKRFPLLPAVERMRLFENIAGVSRVVEQRTLSYRENLEKYYPDIVVHGDDWCTGFQKPIRDEVVSILESYGGKLVEFPYSRDEKYKELQRRERAELAMPDIRRGRLKRVLDTKGLVTVMEAHDGLTGLIVENTVVHENGGAHQFDAMWVSSLCDSTAKGKPDIELVDMTSRFRTIDDIMEVTTKPIIFDGDTGGLTEHFVYTVRTLERMGVSMIIIEDKTGLKKNSLFGTEVVQMQDSIENFSAKIRAGKKAQRTKEFMICARIESLILERGMEDALTRAFAFAEAGADAIMIHSRKKDPSEIQEFIEKFRAKDSTTPIVLVPTSFNSVTEEEWKARGANIIIYANQLMRAEVPAMQKAAETILKNHRAEECDAMLMPFKEIIRLIPEE
- a CDS encoding nucleoside-diphosphate sugar epimerase/dehydratase, whose product is MIDVLFVFIGLFISVEFYFSLRVPDNHVIHFWRSLPILLVITLLALWISGIYRQILAYAGQDVLLQSGISTLAGTGITYLVSLVFYLFRDQIGSNIFLMPRPIYFIQWVITFFLVAASRYLIRYRTAGSRRKGDKETKRILVIGAGYAGATVIRDIQNGRYGNATAVAILDDDPARQHSSLSRVPVVGGTDAVAETADQYNINEIIIAIATPKGEITALLNDCIETGAHVMIYSGVREGAEAREVNIADLLGRAEQHLDMTEVHAFLTGKTVMITGGGGSIGSELCRQIMGFTPKKLVLYDISENYMYDLFFELKEKYGELVANTLVLEVGSVRDEESLWRVMGKYKPDIVIHAAAHKHVPLMETSSEQAILNNVFGTYKTAKVAVECNVRRFVLISTDKAVNPTNVMGASKRLAEIIISSIPNRNTEFMAVRFGNVLGSHGSVVPIFERQIRAGGPVTLTDPNIIRYFMTIPEAASLVLQAVGMAKGGELFILDMGEPVKIKDLAEKMIRLYGTGKEQIVCTGLRPGEKLYEELLLDKENDQATERDRIYVAKQDHFDWQTVQGYLNKLEEAIEKHQDIKKVLQEILPAYHET
- a CDS encoding undecaprenyl-phosphate glucose phosphotransferase; translation: MIRKNQEFLNRVNILLDMMLVILSYMLASWIRLDFFEGDSKNMAGISTKTILLAIAYSLVLFLLLSIFGFYNTTRTRKLTWKARTIFLCVTISTLIATTVFFVFRLIDFSRGVILVFYLVTIILLTGKYAFMRLVLRRFRGNGYNLKHVVVIGTGKLAKQYRDDIAKESELGFHLIGFVGNQNLLGEEDKWLGSFKELDSILSSPDISEVIIALEPEEYSGVWQIIPACEKNGVKYSVIPFYNDIIPANPVIETIGHSKLINMRTNRLENMGWAILKRGFDFVSSFIGIILLSPLLIIIAIGVKLSSPGPILFRQKRVGYMRKDFQMLKFRSMKQNDEANISWTTDDDPRRTRIGSFLRKTSLDELPQLINVLKGDMSLVGPRPELPHFVEQFKETIPYYMVKHQVKPGMTGWAQVNGYRGDTSIEKRIELDLWYIDNWSPLLDIRILAKTVFGGMLNHEKMKT